TTGGAGAGGATCCAGGCAAGGAAGGCCCGGAGCAGCTTGGCGGCGTTGTCAATCCTTCTCGTCTTGGAGGCACCGCACGACTTGCACCGCCAGCGCTTGGTCCCTGCCTTCGTGTATCCGTTCCCCTTCATCTCGCTTCCGCAAACGTCGCATCTCGGGCTACTCAAGGCGTCATCCTGTCCACTAGGCAACTTTTCCCTTCGGAAAGCTTGCCTGAACAGGCACGTCAAGAGGAAAGCGGACACACTTTTTGAAACACCTTCGAGTTGGGCGATTCCAACTCAAGGACCTGATTTGCTTGTGTTCAACTGGGGTAACGGGTCTTATTCGGACACACTTTTTGAAACATAGCCCTGCATCTGTCATCTTTCTGATAGGCATGCTGTTCATGTTGTTCGCTTCGGGCATCATGGCGGCGACGCCCGCCTACGCGGCAGAAGACGCCGGGACTACCGACACGACGGTTCCCGATGGCGCCGTGACGACCGATCCCGACGACGGCCAGGACGCGACCGGGCCTGACGATGCGGCGCCGGGGGACGCCGACGATCCCGGCGAGCCGACCGACCCCGACGCGCCGGCGACGCCGGACGAGGGCGACGATGGCGACCAGACGGACAAGCCCGCCGGTGACACGCCAGATGACCAGGATAAACCTGACCAGGATACCCCCGAGACTCCCGGTGAGACTCCTGAGGAGCCCGAGGTGAGCTACGAGGACTCCCACGCCAACATGTACCGCCTCTACAACCCCAACTCCGGCGAGCACTTCTACACCATGAGCCTCTACGAGGCCACGAGCGTGGCCGAGGCCGGTTGGCAGTGGGAGGGAATCGGCTGGGTCGCCCCGCTCGAGGGCACGCCGGTCTACCGCCTCTACAACGCATACGCCGGCGACCACCACTACACCACCTCCGACGTCGAGCGCGCCCACCTCATCAGCGTGGGCTGGAACGACGAGGGCATCGGCTGGTACTCCGACGGCGAGGACCACGTCGCGGTGCTGCGCCAGTACAACCCCAACGCCATCGCCGGCGCCCACAACTTCACGACCTCGGCGGTCGAGAACGACCACCTGGTCGGCGTCGGCTGGAACCACGAGGGCCTGGCCTGGTACGCGACCGACGGCCCCAGCCTCTCGATTGAGGGCCGGTGGCTCGTCACGAGCGCCTGGGGAAGCCTCGAGCGCTACTGGATCGGCGCTGACGGCAACATCGTCAAGGGTCGCCTCATCGACCCCGACGAGGGAACCGGCTACCACGCCTACGCCACCGACGACGGCGCCATCGTGCGCGGTGCGTGGGATGACGGCGCCGGTCATGTCTACGTTGCCGATCAAGAAGGCCGACTCGCCTCGACTGATTCGGGCGAGACTGGCTGGCTTGTCACCGATCGCTATGATGGCCAGCTTGAGCGTTACTATTACCTTGCCGACCTCCATGCCATGCGCTCGGGCCTCTTCGAGCTCGATGGAAACCAATACTTCGGCAAGAGTGGAAGCGGCAGCATTGCGCGTAATACGGTATTCACCGTTGATGGCACCACGTATTCCGCAGATAACGATGGCGTGCTTACCGTGACGCTTTCCGAACATGACATCACCCTTGCCCGTGCTGCTCAGGAGCTTTCCGCATGCACGAATGCGTCCATGAGTGCCGACGAAAAGCTCCGGGCCGCGTTCAACCACATACGTGATGATTTTGGCGAATACAATCCGCGCATCCCGCATATGAAGGAGCTCGGATGGGAGACCATCTACGCCAACGATATGTTTGTGGGACGTGGAGGAAACTGCTTCAGCTATGGGGCCGCCCTGGCATTCATGGCCAAGGCCATTGGCTTTGCAAACGTCTACGCCTGCAATAGCGGAGGACATGGCTGGGCCGAGGTAGACGGTCGCGTCTACGACCCCGAATGGGAGAGAAGCAATCGCGGAAATTCATATTACGGAGTGGACTATGCCACGAGCAGCAGTCCCAACTACAAGGTTGTCCTTGGCGGGGCGGACTGGATGCGTGTCGCGATTTAATCGTCGGCGGGGGCTACTCCAAGCATGGTATTCAGCTCGCTAGAATTTATCTGCGTTTTCCTCGTTGCAGTTTTTCTGCTCTATAGCGTGCTGCCCTCCCTTAAGCTGCGCAACGCCCTTCTCATCATCGCGAGTTTGGGCTTCTACGCCTATGGCGAGCCGGTCTATGTCCTGCTCATGATATTCAGCTCGCTCGTGAACTACCTATGTGCGCTTTGGGTGGCGCGATACGCCGGGCAGAACAATCGGTTCGCAGTCATTGTTGCCATCGTCATTAACCTTGGGATACTCGTCCTGTTCAAGTATTCGGGCATGCTCGTGTCGACGGCCAACAACGTTTTCGGACTCGGGCTTCCAGTACCGGATATCGCCTTGCCCATCGGCATATCGTTCTTCACGTTTCAGGCGCTTTCGTACGTTATCGACGTGTATCGTGGTGTTGTAGACGTGCAGCGCAACTACTTCTATGTCCTCCTGTACATATCGTTCTTCCCACAGCTTATCGCCGGTCCCATCGTCAAGTACCGTGACATCCAGGAGATGATCACCGAACGCCATCAGACGATCGAGAACATAGCGAACGGGTTCAGGCGGTTTGTCTGCGGCCTTGCCAAGAAGGTCATCATCGCAAATACGATGGGGCAAGTTGCCGATATCATGTTTTCCACTCCTGCTAACGAGCTCTCGTTTTTGGCGGCCTGGATTGGTGCCATTGCCTATCTCTTCCAGATTTACTACGACTTTAGCGGGTATTCGGATATGGCCCTTGGACTGGGCCTTATGTTTGGGTTCAAGTTCAAGGAGAACTTCAACTATCCATACTCTGCCAAGAACGTGCAGGATTTCTGGCGTCGATGGCATATCTCCCTCTCGACCTGGTTCAAGGAGTACCTCTATATCCCACTTGGCGGTAATCGAAAGGGGAAGGCAAGGACGGCCGCTAACCGCTTGATCGTCTTCGCGCTGTGCGGTCTTTGGCATGGCGCGAGCTGGACCTTTCTTATCTGGGGCCTCTGGCATGGTTTCTTTCTCCTTATCGAGGAGTACGCTCCCTGGATAAAGAAACTGCCCGTGGTTCTCGGTCGTATCTATACCCTGCTCGTCGTGTGCATCGGCTTTGTCCTGTTCCGTGCCGATACGCTCGGCTACGCTCTTCAGTTCCTCGGGAGGATGTTCTTCGGTTTCGATTTCTCCGACCCGGCTATGAGCCTCGTTGTTTCGCAACTCACGCCGTGGTTCATCTTCGTACTCGTGCTGGCCGTCATTGGGTGTGGCCCCATCCAACCGATCGCCGCCAAGATTCGTCATGAGCTGTACGAGGTCTCCGAAATCGGACCTCGGTGGAAGCTTGTTACGTATCTGCTTTACGCGGCCGCCCTCCTCGGCCTCATCTGGTGCATACTCATTCTCTCGTCGAGCGGATATAACCCGTTCATTTACTTCAGGTTCTAGGGGATGCCATGAAGAAGTCGCCGATGTTCGTGTTCATCGCTCTTTGCCTGTGCGTTTGCATGGTCCTTTCCGTTGGCATGCTGTTTAGGCCCACCACCGAGCCCATCGGCAACGAGAAACGCGCCATGCTTCCTTCGCTTTTCACCGAAGACGGCGCATTCAATACCGATTACATGACCGAGCTTGGGGAATACTTCGAGAAGAGCTTCGCATTCCGACCGGAAATCATCACCGCTGACGCTTGGGTCAAATCCAAGCTCTTTGGGGTATCCAATGTCGACTCGGTTATCGTCGGCACGGATGACTGGCTCTACTATTCCTCGACGCTCGATGACCACTTGGGGAGAAACACCCTTACGGACTGGCAGATTGCCGGCGTTGTTCATAATCTCGAGATGATCCAGAGTCGGGTCGAGCAGTCCGATGCGGACTTTCTCTTCACCGTGGCACCGAACAAGAATACGCTCTATCCGGAGCACATGCCCTATCAGTACGCTATCAAGGCGAGCGAGAACTTCAATCGCGACGCCCTCGGAGAGGCCCTTACGCGCAGCGAGGTCAACTACTGCGACCTGTTCGCCACGTTTCAGGACCGCGAGGAGGTGCTCTACTTTGCCCGCGACTCGCACTGGAACAGCAAAGGTGCGTTGCTTGCCTATGATGAGATTCTGGACAAGCTCGAAAAGCCTCATGACGACTATACGGCAGCCACCGTTGAGCGTAGAAAGGACTTCGTCGGCGATCTGGACAAGATGATTTTTCCTGCGGCGCCGCATCCGGAATACAACTACTACTACGGGGCCGAGGAACGCTACGAGTACGTTACGGCGACCACGTCGGTCGAGGACTCCCTCATTCGCACCAAGAATCCCGATGCCACGGGCTCGCTCTATATGTATCGTGACTCCTTTGGGAATTTGCTGCTTCCCTTCTTCGCCTCGGCTTACGGAACCGCGACGTTTACGAAGTCGTTTCCCATGATGCTCGACTACGACCTTCGCTCAAACCGACCAGATACGGTGGTTTTCGAGATCGCGGAGCGAAACATCGATTGGTTCATAAGCACGCCGCCCATCATGGAGGCCCCCGTTCTCGATGCATCGGGCCTGAATGTTCAGGATGGGGGACAAATTGACGTTGACGTCGCGCCCTGCGAGTACTCGCCGCTCTACCTCGTTTTGAGTGGCGTGCTTGATGCCGGCGAACTCGACTCGTCATCGGTCATATGCGTTTTCGTCGTCGGTGACGATGGCGAGGGTACCTTGTACGAATGCTATAATTACCTGACTTCTGAAGGCGATGATGGATTTCTCGCGTATCTCGATGCGAGTCGCTATGCAGGTCAATCGCAGCTTACGGTCTCCGTCGTCGTGCAGGAGGACGGAGGATATCGAACTCTCGGTACGGACGTTTCGACCATAAGGGAAAGCAATGAAGATTAAGAAATCACTCGCAGGCCTGATCACCGTTCTCGTTGCCGCCATGTTTACCATGGCGCTCGCGGGGTGTGGAGCCCAGGATGTCAACGTCACCATAGACGACAATGGCACGACCACCGAGGTCTCGGTCGCTTCGGGTAAAACCGTGGGCGATGCCCTGGCTGCTGCCGACATAAAAGTGGGCGATAAGGATGTCGTCGACCCGGCTCTCGACACCAAGATCGACGGGCAGACGAACAAAATCTCCATCAAGCGCTGCGTCACCGTCAAGGTGGACGATGATGGCCAGGTGAAGGATGTCGAACTTGTGGGAGGGACCGTCGCCGATGCGCTCACGCATGCCGAGATTGTCCTCTCTGATGGCGATAGCGTCGACGTCGATGTGAACGCTCCGCTCCAGGACGGCATGACCATTGTCGTTACGAGGGCGCAGGCGACTTCCCCGCAGTCCGGAGATGCCGGATACAGCGGCTCTTCCTATGATGGGGGCGCTTCGGATGACGTTGCTGCGGATGAGCCGCCAGCCGAGCGCAGCCTCGTGAGCAAGACGCCGGTTCCCAACTGCAATGACGAGAACCACGGATACTACGAGATCCTGTATTCCGATGGGTCGATGGAATACGAGGAATACTAGCGAGAGCTCTAGGTTTTCACTCTCATGGCAGACAACGATTTTCTCCCCGTATACCTCATTGTCGGCGCTGACGAGCTCAAGCGTGAGTTCGTCTTCGGTCGCCTTAACGAACGCATGGCAAAGCTCGGCGACCTCGACTTCAACAAGGACGTCTTCGATGGCGGCGCCCTCACGCCTGATGAGATCACGGGAGCCTGCAACACCTTGCCGTTCATGAGCGAGAAGCGCCTTGTGGTCATTCAGGGTGCCGAGCGTCTCAAGAAGGCGGCGTCAGAGGCCATCGTCTCGTATCTCGAGAATCCCAATGACACGACCGTCCTCGCGCTCATTGCCGAGAAGCTCGCCAAGAACACGCGCCTGTACAAGGCGATTGCCAAGGTCGACAAGAAGGCCGTTATCGATTGCGCGCCGCGTAGCGCCCGCGAGCTTCCCCAGCAGGTACAGCAGTTCGCGCAGAGCAAAGGCGTGACGATCACGCGCCAAGCGGCCGAGGAGCTCATCTCGCTCGTAGGCGAGTCAACCGTCCATCTGGATGGTGAGCTCACGAAGATGGCCATCGCCCTTGGACGTGGAGCACTCATCGATTTACCCGAGGTCCAAGCTCATGTTGCACGCGTGGCCGAGCCCAAACCCTGGCACCTAAGCGACGCGCTTTCGGCACGTGACGCGAAGAAGTGCGCGGTGCTCCTTACGCGTATGAACGCACAGTCGCCATTCGGCTTGCTCACCATGTGCGTCAACAGGATTCGTGACTTGCTTATCGCAAAGGACTTGCAGGGGCAGGGCACGGGCGCTCTTGCATCTGCGCTTGGCAAACCCGATTGGCAGGTCAAGAACTACGCTCGTTGGGCTGACGGCTTTTCGCAGGCCGAGCTCGAGAAGGCGCTCATCAGCGCCGCAGCGTGCGATCAGGCCATGAAGACGGGGGCGGATAAAGATGCCGTCTTCGAGCGTTGGGTTTTGGACGTTTGCGTGGCCTGAGTTTCGGAATCGATGCGTGACATGACGCGCAACTGTGATATTATCTCGTAGTTTCGTCGCACCCCACTGCGAGAGACAATGGGTTTTATCGAAAGGAAAAGCCGGAAATGGCGAACATCAAAAGTCAGAAGAAGCGTATCAAGACCAACGAGAAGGCCCGTCTGCGCAATCGCGCTGCCAAGGCCGAGATGAAGACTGCCGTGCGCCGCGTGCGCGAGGCTGTCGAGGCCGGCGACAAGGCTCTCGCGACCGAGGCTGCCAAGAAGGCCTGCCGCCTGTTTGACAAGGCCGTCAGCAAGGGCATCATCCACAAGAACCAGGCCGCCAATCGCAAGAGCGGTGTTATGGCCCTGGCTAACAGCCTCGACAAGTAGCTTTCGGGCTTTTTGGGCTTCTTGAGGAGGCCGCCCTCGCAATGGGCGGTCTCCTTTTTCACGTTGACGTTCCTGCGTTAGAATGGGCTTCATGGACCGCTCGCACATCAGAAACTTCTCGATCATCGCGCATATCGACCACGGCAAGTCGACCATTGCCGACCGCATCCTCGAGATGACGAACACGGTCGCGTCACGTGACATGGTCGAGCAGGTGCTCGACTCGATGGATATCGAGCGCGAGCGTGGCATCACCATCAAGTCGCAGGCCGTTTGCGTGTTCTACGAGGCCGATAACGGCGAGACCTACCAGTTCAATCTCATCGACACGCCGGGTCATGTCGATTTCACGTATGAAGTGTCGCGTTCGTTGGCCGCATGCGAGGGCGCCGTGCTCGTCGTCGATTCAACCCAGGGCGTCGAGGCGCAGACGGTCGCCAACGCATTGCTCGCGATGAACGCCGATCTCGAGATTATCCCCGTCATCAACAAGGTCGATCTGCCCGCCGCCGATCCCGAGCGCGTGCGCGCCGAGATCGAGGAGGGTCTCGCGATTCCCGCCGACGATGCGATACTGACCTCGGGCAAGTCGGGTATCGGCGTGCATGACCTGCTCGAGGCCATCGTGGAGCGCATTCCCGCGCCGCAAGGCGATGCGGACGCCCCGCTCAAGGCACTCATCTTCGACTCCTATTTCGATGCCTACCGTGGCGTCGTCGCGCTCATCCGCGTCGTCGACGGTTCCATCAAGGCGCGTCAGAAGATTCGCTTCATGGCGACGAAGAACGAGTGCGAAGTCGAGGAAGTCGGCGTGCGTCGTCCGGCGGAGACTCCCGTCGACGAGCTCAAGGTTGGCGAGGTTGGCTATCTTGTCACGGGTCTCAAGGATCCGAGAATGGTCAAGGTCGGCGATACGCTCACGCTTGCCAAAAACGGTGCCGACGAGCCCTTACCCGGATACCGTGACGTCAAGCCGATGGTCTACACCGGTCTCTTTCCCATCGATGCCGACCAGTATCCCGCGCTGCGCGACGCGCTCGACAAGCTCACGCTCAACGACCCGGCTCTCGTCTACGAACCCGAGACCAGCCAGGCGCTCGGCTTCGGCTTTCGCGTCGGCTTTCTGGGCCTGCTGCATATGGAGGTCGTCAAGGAGCGCCTCGAGCGTGAGTTCGGCCTTGACCTCATCGCAACGGCACCTTCGGTCGAATACCATGCCTACCTTACCGATGGTGAGGAGGTGACCGTGCACTCTCCACAGGATATGCCCGATCCGTCATCGATCGAGCGCATCGAGGAACCGTACGTCAAGGCCGACATCATCATTCCGCCCGACTACATTGGCGCGGTCATGGAGCTTTCGACCGAGCGTCGTGGTAAGTTCATCGACATGCAGTATCTCTCGACGACCACCGTCGAGCTCAAGTTCGAGATGCCACTCTCCGAGCTCATCATGGACTACTTCGATTCGCTCAAGAGCCGTACCAAGGGCTATGCCTCGCTCGATTACGACGTATGCGGCTATCAGGCGAGCAACCTCGTCAAGCTCGAGATCTTGCTCGCGGGCAATCCGGTTGACGCGCTCTCGGCCATCGTGCACAAGGATGCCGCCTATACGCGTGGCAAGGCCCTGTGCGAAAAGCTCAAGGAGATCATTCCGCAGCAGCTCTTCGAAGTGCCCATACAGGCTGCCGTGGGCAGTCGCATCCTGGCGCGCCAGACGGTGCGTGCGCGTCGCAAGGACGTGCTTGCCAAGTGCTATGGCGGCGACATCACGCGCAAACGCAAGCTGCTCGAGAAGCAGAAGGCGGGCAAGAAGCGCATGAAGAACATCGGCAATGTCGAGGTGCCCCAGGAGGCCTTCATGGTCATCCTCTCCGTTGACGACGAGTAAGCTCCTCGTGACGCAAATCGAGACATACCTTGCGACGCCCTTGTGGCTTGCGCCCATGGCCGGCGGGACCGATCGGGCCTTTCGTACCCTTTGCATACGCTATGGAGCGGGCCTGACGTTCTCCGAGATGGTGAGCGCCAAGGGCCTCGAGTACAACGGCGTCAAGACTTTCGCCCTGACCGACCCGGCCGAGGAAGAGACCGTGCTCGCCGTGCAGCTGTTCGGTTCGGAGCCCGATTGCATGGCGCGTCAGGCCGCGCGCGTTGCCGAGCGTCTGGGCGATAGGCTCGCGCTCATCGACGTGAACATGGGATGCCCCGTGCGCAAGGTCGTGCGACGCGGGGAGGGCTCGGCTCTCATGCAGACCCCCGAGCTGGCGGCCGATATCATACGCAGCATCGTCGATGCCGTTGACGTGCCCGTCACCGCCAAGTTCAGAAGCGGCTGGACGAACGAGGAGAAGAACGCCGTTGACTTCGCCAAGCGTCTCGAACAGGCGGGCGCCTCGCTTGTGAGCGTGCATGGGCGCAGCGCGCGCCAGATGTATCGCGGCAATGCGGATTGGGATGTGATTGCGCAGGTCAAGGAGGCGGTCGATATTCCCGTTGCGGGTAGCGGGGACGTGTTTTCCCATGACGATGCATGCCGCATGCGCGAGCGATGCGGTGTCGATGCGGTGCACGTCGCCCGTGGTGCACGCGGTAATCCGTGGATATTCACGGGCCATGAACCTTCGCATGCCGAGCGCGTCGCTGCCATGCGTGAGCATTTCGAGCTCTACCTCCATTACGCCGATCCGCTCAAGGTGCGTGACGAGCGTCCCTCGACGAGCGACGAGGCCATACCCGCGCCTCTCGATGCGCCTGCTCCGTACCTGAGCCCGCTGCGTGCACAGCTTGCCTGGTACGTGCATGGTCTGCCGTCTGCCGCTGCGTTGCGCCGTGCTCTGAGCGAGGCGCGAAGCATTGCGGATTTCGAGCGGATCTTCGACGAGGCGGGCAAGCTCGCGGAAGACGATTCGCGATGATTGAGGCTCTCTACCTGCATATTCCCTTCTGTGTCTCACGTTGCGCGTACTGCGACTTTGCGACGAGTGCTTGCGCGGATGAGCAGCGCATGGATGCGTATGTGGAGGCGTTGTGCCTGCAGCTGCGCCGTGCGGCGAAGGCGGGGTTGCTCGGCCAGGTCAAGACGATCTATATCGGCGGTGGTACACCCACGCATCTTGGCAGCAGACGTCTCAATACGCTCGTATACACGCTTTCGCTTTCGGTCAATCTCGAGAACGTCGTCGAGTTCACCTGCGAGGCCAATCCCGAATCCATCGACGAGCGCATGGTGGCAGATCTCTTCTCGCTCGGCGTCAACCGTTTTAGCATTGGAGCGCAGAGCTTTGACGATGCGGTTCTCGCAGGCTACGGTCGCATCCACGATGCCGTCGCGATCGATGCGGCTCTCGCCGCCGTCCGCACCCGCACCAACAACATCTCCCTTGATCTCATCTGCGGAGGCCCGGGCCAAAGTATGGAATCATGGACGCAGGACCTGCGCCATGCAATCGATGTCGATGTGCCGCATGTCAGCATCTACCCCCTTACCCTCGAAGACGGCACCGCGCTGACAAATCGTGTCGAGATAGGGGAGTACGAGGTCGCTGACGAGGACCTGCAGACCGACATGATGCTCGCGGCCGAGCACATGCTCACGGCCGCGGGGTTCGAGCGCTACGAAGTCGCTTCCTACGCCAAGCCGGGCTTCGCTTCCCACCACAACACGGCGTATTGGACGGGTGCTGAGTACCTCGGCCTCGGGGCCGGGGCGTCGAGCATGCTGTCGGCCGAAAGTGCTCAGGCAGCTTTCGATGCGGATATCTTTGATATAGGCAAGGAGACGGATGGGCGGCAGCGCAGTCGCTCGGACAGTGCTCGCTCGGTGCGACAGTCCACTGGACTGTCGCATTCGCTGCGCAACTCGCTTTGTGCATCTGCCACCCATCCTCAGTTTCCTCGTAACTCAACTGACATTGCTCGCGTTCGCATCGCGGCGTCTCCCGACGACGTTGCTTTCTCGCAATCGTTCGGCCGGCCCCATGTCGAGCTTGAGTTATTGGGCGGATATGAATCTGCCGTCGAAGACCTCATGCTCGGTATGCGCAGGAGCATCGGCATCACGCATGAGCAGGTGCTGGCCGTCGAGGGGGCACCTGCCGTCTTCGAACGTCTCGAAGCTCTCGGGCTCGTGCGCGAGCAGGGCGCTCGCCTCGTTCCCACGCAGCGCGGCTGGCTGCTTGGAAACGAGGTCTACGGTGCGATTTGGTCGCTGGCGGGCGACAGGTAAACGCTCACGTGTAGCTTGGTGACGAAACGCTTACGGTTCACGCCGTCTCCTGTCTGGTATCCCAAAATACTCGCAGTCCATTTGAGTGCGGGGAGTTATTGCGCATGGCGTATGAGTACTACGAGATTCTCGGCGTTTCGCGCGAGGTCAGCGTAACGGAGATAAAGAAGGCGTTCCGACGCAAGGCCCGTGAGCTGCATCCGGATGTCAATAAGGCGCCCGATGCCGAAGAGCGCTTCAAGGAGCTCAACGAGGCATACGACGTTCTTTCAGACCCCAAGAAGAAGTCGCTTTACGATCGCTAT
This window of the Coriobacteriaceae bacterium genome carries:
- a CDS encoding MBOAT family protein, with protein sequence MVFSSLEFICVFLVAVFLLYSVLPSLKLRNALLIIASLGFYAYGEPVYVLLMIFSSLVNYLCALWVARYAGQNNRFAVIVAIVINLGILVLFKYSGMLVSTANNVFGLGLPVPDIALPIGISFFTFQALSYVIDVYRGVVDVQRNYFYVLLYISFFPQLIAGPIVKYRDIQEMITERHQTIENIANGFRRFVCGLAKKVIIANTMGQVADIMFSTPANELSFLAAWIGAIAYLFQIYYDFSGYSDMALGLGLMFGFKFKENFNYPYSAKNVQDFWRRWHISLSTWFKEYLYIPLGGNRKGKARTAANRLIVFALCGLWHGASWTFLIWGLWHGFFLLIEEYAPWIKKLPVVLGRIYTLLVVCIGFVLFRADTLGYALQFLGRMFFGFDFSDPAMSLVVSQLTPWFIFVLVLAVIGCGPIQPIAAKIRHELYEVSEIGPRWKLVTYLLYAAALLGLIWCILILSSSGYNPFIYFRF
- a CDS encoding ubiquitin-like domain-containing protein, which encodes MKIKKSLAGLITVLVAAMFTMALAGCGAQDVNVTIDDNGTTTEVSVASGKTVGDALAAADIKVGDKDVVDPALDTKIDGQTNKISIKRCVTVKVDDDGQVKDVELVGGTVADALTHAEIVLSDGDSVDVDVNAPLQDGMTIVVTRAQATSPQSGDAGYSGSSYDGGASDDVAADEPPAERSLVSKTPVPNCNDENHGYYEILYSDGSMEYEEY
- the holA gene encoding DNA polymerase III subunit delta — protein: MADNDFLPVYLIVGADELKREFVFGRLNERMAKLGDLDFNKDVFDGGALTPDEITGACNTLPFMSEKRLVVIQGAERLKKAASEAIVSYLENPNDTTVLALIAEKLAKNTRLYKAIAKVDKKAVIDCAPRSARELPQQVQQFAQSKGVTITRQAAEELISLVGESTVHLDGELTKMAIALGRGALIDLPEVQAHVARVAEPKPWHLSDALSARDAKKCAVLLTRMNAQSPFGLLTMCVNRIRDLLIAKDLQGQGTGALASALGKPDWQVKNYARWADGFSQAELEKALISAAACDQAMKTGADKDAVFERWVLDVCVA
- the rpsT gene encoding 30S ribosomal protein S20, which translates into the protein MANIKSQKKRIKTNEKARLRNRAAKAEMKTAVRRVREAVEAGDKALATEAAKKACRLFDKAVSKGIIHKNQAANRKSGVMALANSLDK
- the lepA gene encoding translation elongation factor 4, which translates into the protein MGFMDRSHIRNFSIIAHIDHGKSTIADRILEMTNTVASRDMVEQVLDSMDIERERGITIKSQAVCVFYEADNGETYQFNLIDTPGHVDFTYEVSRSLAACEGAVLVVDSTQGVEAQTVANALLAMNADLEIIPVINKVDLPAADPERVRAEIEEGLAIPADDAILTSGKSGIGVHDLLEAIVERIPAPQGDADAPLKALIFDSYFDAYRGVVALIRVVDGSIKARQKIRFMATKNECEVEEVGVRRPAETPVDELKVGEVGYLVTGLKDPRMVKVGDTLTLAKNGADEPLPGYRDVKPMVYTGLFPIDADQYPALRDALDKLTLNDPALVYEPETSQALGFGFRVGFLGLLHMEVVKERLEREFGLDLIATAPSVEYHAYLTDGEEVTVHSPQDMPDPSSIERIEEPYVKADIIIPPDYIGAVMELSTERRGKFIDMQYLSTTTVELKFEMPLSELIMDYFDSLKSRTKGYASLDYDVCGYQASNLVKLEILLAGNPVDALSAIVHKDAAYTRGKALCEKLKEIIPQQLFEVPIQAAVGSRILARQTVRARRKDVLAKCYGGDITRKRKLLEKQKAGKKRMKNIGNVEVPQEAFMVILSVDDE
- a CDS encoding tRNA-dihydrouridine synthase; the protein is MTQIETYLATPLWLAPMAGGTDRAFRTLCIRYGAGLTFSEMVSAKGLEYNGVKTFALTDPAEEETVLAVQLFGSEPDCMARQAARVAERLGDRLALIDVNMGCPVRKVVRRGEGSALMQTPELAADIIRSIVDAVDVPVTAKFRSGWTNEEKNAVDFAKRLEQAGASLVSVHGRSARQMYRGNADWDVIAQVKEAVDIPVAGSGDVFSHDDACRMRERCGVDAVHVARGARGNPWIFTGHEPSHAERVAAMREHFELYLHYADPLKVRDERPSTSDEAIPAPLDAPAPYLSPLRAQLAWYVHGLPSAAALRRALSEARSIADFERIFDEAGKLAEDDSR
- the hemW gene encoding radical SAM family heme chaperone HemW — protein: MIEALYLHIPFCVSRCAYCDFATSACADEQRMDAYVEALCLQLRRAAKAGLLGQVKTIYIGGGTPTHLGSRRLNTLVYTLSLSVNLENVVEFTCEANPESIDERMVADLFSLGVNRFSIGAQSFDDAVLAGYGRIHDAVAIDAALAAVRTRTNNISLDLICGGPGQSMESWTQDLRHAIDVDVPHVSIYPLTLEDGTALTNRVEIGEYEVADEDLQTDMMLAAEHMLTAAGFERYEVASYAKPGFASHHNTAYWTGAEYLGLGAGASSMLSAESAQAAFDADIFDIGKETDGRQRSRSDSARSVRQSTGLSHSLRNSLCASATHPQFPRNSTDIARVRIAASPDDVAFSQSFGRPHVELELLGGYESAVEDLMLGMRRSIGITHEQVLAVEGAPAVFERLEALGLVREQGARLVPTQRGWLLGNEVYGAIWSLAGDR